One stretch of Streptomyces sp. R21 DNA includes these proteins:
- a CDS encoding carboxylesterase/lipase family protein gives MASAAFESTGSEPEVRTAAGALRGTVDAGVAVFRGIPFAEPPVGALRFAAPQPVRGWDGVRPAVAYGPPPPQAGHFGMDALSRDAAGADWLTVNVWSPEPRPGAGLAVMVWIQGGAYSIGMSSLPEYDGARLARDGGLVMVTFNYRVGIEGFAHLDGAPANRGLLDQVAALEWVRDNIRAFGGDPGRVTVFGESAGGGSVAALLAMPCAAGLFRRAIAQSVPGTFFSPALAADIAAACAAELGLRPTVADLSTVAPNELSAAGDAVAAKSASFAERWGQPAHRSIAFAPVVDGDVLPVTPWQALADGAGRDIDLIVGHTRDEQRLFTVIEGLLGQVTQEQAETALRLFAPGPDGARRYRDAFPAAGPDELYELVNSDWLFRMPSLHLATAQITGGGRAHVYELTWPAPGMGGVFGACHGLDVPLVFGNLSSGQPAVLIGESPSPAAEGLSADLRTAWTAFAAHGDPGWPAYDVEHRLTRLFDTRPTVTAYPEETSRLLWQGQSFPALPLLGHAEM, from the coding sequence ATGGCGTCTGCCGCGTTCGAGTCGACCGGCTCCGAGCCCGAGGTCCGCACCGCAGCCGGGGCGCTGCGCGGCACTGTGGACGCGGGGGTGGCGGTGTTCCGCGGCATCCCCTTCGCCGAGCCGCCGGTGGGCGCCCTCCGCTTCGCCGCGCCCCAGCCGGTCAGGGGATGGGACGGCGTACGCCCAGCCGTGGCGTACGGCCCGCCGCCCCCGCAGGCCGGTCATTTCGGCATGGACGCGCTGTCGCGGGACGCGGCGGGCGCCGACTGGCTGACGGTCAACGTCTGGTCGCCCGAGCCGCGCCCCGGAGCGGGGCTTGCGGTGATGGTGTGGATCCAGGGCGGCGCCTACAGCATCGGCATGTCCAGCCTTCCCGAGTACGACGGGGCCCGCCTCGCCCGGGACGGCGGTCTGGTCATGGTGACGTTCAACTACCGCGTGGGCATCGAGGGTTTCGCGCACCTCGACGGCGCGCCCGCCAACCGGGGCCTGCTCGACCAGGTCGCCGCGCTGGAGTGGGTGCGTGACAACATCCGGGCCTTCGGAGGCGACCCGGGCCGGGTCACGGTCTTCGGTGAGTCGGCGGGCGGCGGGTCGGTGGCCGCGCTGCTGGCGATGCCGTGCGCGGCCGGGCTCTTCCGCAGGGCGATCGCGCAGAGTGTGCCGGGGACGTTCTTCTCACCGGCGCTCGCCGCCGACATCGCCGCCGCCTGCGCCGCCGAGCTGGGGCTGCGGCCCACAGTCGCCGACCTGTCGACCGTGGCCCCGAACGAGCTGTCCGCCGCCGGTGACGCGGTCGCCGCCAAGTCGGCCTCGTTCGCTGAGCGTTGGGGGCAGCCCGCCCACAGGTCGATCGCGTTCGCGCCCGTCGTCGATGGTGATGTCCTGCCCGTCACTCCTTGGCAGGCCCTGGCGGACGGTGCCGGCCGCGACATCGACCTCATCGTCGGACACACCCGGGACGAGCAGCGGCTGTTCACCGTGATCGAGGGCCTGCTCGGCCAGGTGACGCAAGAGCAGGCGGAGACCGCTCTCCGGCTCTTCGCCCCGGGCCCGGACGGCGCACGCCGCTACCGCGACGCCTTCCCGGCCGCGGGCCCGGACGAGCTGTACGAACTGGTCAACTCCGACTGGCTGTTCCGCATGCCGAGTCTTCACCTCGCCACGGCGCAGATCACCGGCGGCGGGCGCGCCCACGTGTACGAACTGACCTGGCCCGCCCCGGGAATGGGGGGTGTCTTCGGCGCGTGCCACGGCCTCGACGTACCTCTCGTCTTCGGCAATCTGAGCAGCGGCCAGCCCGCCGTGCTGATCGGCGAGAGCCCCTCGCCTGCTGCGGAGGGGCTGTCCGCGGACCTCCGCACCGCGTGGACGGCCTTCGCCGCCCACGGCGACCCCGGCTGGCCCGCATACGACGTCGAGCACCGTCTGACCCGGCTCTTCGACACACGGCCGACCGTCACCGCCTACCCGGAGGAGACCTCCCGCCTCCTCTGGCAGGGCCAGTCCTTCCCCGCGCTGCCGCTGCTCGGCCACGCGGAGATGTGA
- a CDS encoding helix-turn-helix transcriptional regulator has protein sequence MDGLPETHTGWTFLTNHARVLAAIAEDPSTRIRDMAARCRLTERAVQKIISDLEQQGYLSHTRQGRSNIYRIEPGTILRHPAEAGLTVTDLLSVLARHDAQRGRQLQDEPTGSAPTR, from the coding sequence ATGGACGGACTACCAGAGACCCACACGGGTTGGACGTTCCTCACCAACCACGCCCGCGTACTGGCCGCGATCGCCGAGGATCCCAGCACCCGCATCCGCGACATGGCTGCACGCTGCCGACTCACCGAGCGCGCCGTTCAGAAGATCATTTCTGATCTGGAGCAGCAGGGGTATCTCTCCCACACCCGGCAGGGACGCTCCAACATCTACCGCATCGAGCCGGGGACCATCCTGCGGCACCCGGCCGAGGCCGGGCTGACCGTGACGGACCTGCTCTCCGTCCTCGCCCGGCACGACGCGCAGCGGGGCAGGCAGTTGCAGGACGAGCCGACGGGTTCAGCTCCAACTCGGTGA
- a CDS encoding ANTAR domain-containing protein, giving the protein MPDLVLSLQLESGEGRLEGESDAIRAATATAADDPLPSLRIEAHAVGDRVLVVVSGDVDIETDQVLQHAAQKALVRSVGGVDLDLSGVEFCDCSGLNVLLRLRRRALEDAKTVAVQAASDSVERLLEVTHTRSLFSHADDTMTAEDDQDVLPGARPLTAEAGTRPDDVEEDLVAEVVQLRRAMQTRPIIDLARGVLMASFRLSAEEAWKVLVTVSQCTNTKLHHVADDLVGAVKGEPLPESLQQQLAAAVATHTAPLEELLDAQA; this is encoded by the coding sequence ATGCCAGATCTTGTGCTTTCCCTGCAGCTCGAGAGCGGAGAAGGTCGGCTCGAAGGCGAGAGCGACGCCATCCGGGCGGCGACAGCGACCGCGGCGGATGACCCGCTGCCGTCGCTGCGTATCGAGGCGCACGCGGTCGGTGACCGTGTGCTGGTGGTGGTGTCCGGCGATGTCGACATCGAGACCGACCAGGTCCTGCAGCATGCCGCTCAGAAAGCCCTGGTCCGTTCCGTCGGCGGTGTGGACCTCGATCTCAGCGGCGTCGAGTTCTGCGACTGCTCCGGTCTCAACGTCCTGCTGCGCCTGCGGCGGCGTGCTCTGGAGGACGCCAAGACCGTCGCTGTCCAAGCCGCCTCCGACTCGGTCGAGCGGCTACTGGAGGTGACGCACACGCGATCACTGTTCTCCCACGCGGACGACACCATGACGGCCGAGGACGACCAGGACGTGCTTCCCGGTGCGAGGCCTCTCACCGCGGAGGCGGGCACACGGCCCGACGACGTCGAGGAGGACCTGGTCGCCGAAGTCGTACAACTGCGACGGGCCATGCAGACGCGGCCGATCATCGACCTGGCCCGGGGGGTCCTGATGGCCTCCTTCCGTCTGAGTGCCGAGGAGGCGTGGAAGGTCCTGGTCACGGTCTCTCAGTGCACCAACACGAAACTGCACCATGTGGCCGACGACTTGGTGGGCGCGGTCAAGGGGGAGCCGCTGCCCGAGTCGCTGCAACAGCAACTGGCCGCCGCGGTCGCCACTCACACCGCACCGCTGGAGGAGCTTCTCGACGCGCAGGCGTGA
- a CDS encoding penicillin acylase family protein translates to MRTRLRRLVITAVALLTATATLPAAAAERPGRQEHPSHGGLSAVIRYTEYGIPHIVAKDYADLGFGNGWAQAADQVCTLADGFVTVRGERSRYFGPDAAPDGSLSSATKNLSSDLYFRGVRQAGTVEKLLAEPAPRGPSREVKDLMRGWAAGYNAWLAQNRISDPACKGAGWVRPVTTLDVAARGFALAVLGGQGRGVDGITAAQPPTAGAATPAAPDAQSAARAVRDLFAADQADMGSNAVAFNGSTTANGHGLLLGNPHYPWQGGRRFWQSQQTIPGKLNVAGGSLLGSATISIGHNAHVAWSHTVATGVTLNLHQLTLDPADPTTYLVDGKPQRMTQRTVTVDVKDGVPVTRTQWWTRYGPVITSLGAQLPLPWSSTTAYALNDPNSLNLRASDTALGFSRARSTAGILASLQRTQGLPWVNTIAADSGGHSLYTQSQVLPRITDELAERCSTPLGKVTYPSAGVAILDGSRGDCALGSDPDAVQPGIFGPAKMPVLKDAPYAENSNDSAWLANADRPLTGYERVFGTIGTQRSMRTRGAVEDVAAMAAKGGLTVGDLQRQQFANRVPAGDLIADDAAAACSALPGGTATGSDGTAVDVSGACGVLKAWDHSMNTDSRGALLFDRFWRKLTAAVPAAQLWKVPFSAADPVRTPNTLNTAAPGFAAALADTVAELRTAGIALDAKLGANQFVVRGGERIPVPGGTESLGVWNKVESVWNAAAGGYPEVTTGSSYIQAVGWNGGGCPVARTLLTYSQSSNPNSPHYSDQTRLFSGEKWVTSRFCERDILSSPGLRVIRVREHR, encoded by the coding sequence ATGCGCACCCGCCTGAGACGGCTCGTCATCACCGCCGTCGCCCTGCTCACCGCCACGGCCACACTGCCGGCGGCCGCGGCCGAACGACCAGGCCGTCAGGAACATCCCTCGCACGGCGGCCTGTCCGCCGTGATCCGCTACACCGAGTACGGCATTCCGCACATTGTCGCGAAGGACTACGCAGACCTCGGCTTCGGCAACGGGTGGGCGCAGGCCGCCGACCAGGTGTGCACGCTCGCCGACGGCTTCGTGACCGTGCGCGGCGAACGCTCACGCTACTTCGGGCCCGACGCCGCGCCCGACGGCTCGCTGTCCTCCGCCACCAAGAACCTCTCCAGCGATCTGTACTTCCGCGGTGTGCGGCAGGCGGGCACGGTGGAGAAGCTGCTCGCCGAACCCGCGCCGCGCGGTCCGAGCCGCGAGGTGAAGGACCTGATGCGCGGCTGGGCGGCCGGCTACAACGCCTGGCTCGCCCAGAACCGGATCAGCGACCCGGCGTGCAAGGGCGCCGGCTGGGTCCGGCCGGTGACGACCCTGGACGTGGCCGCACGCGGCTTCGCGCTCGCGGTGCTCGGCGGCCAGGGCCGCGGCGTCGACGGCATCACCGCCGCGCAGCCGCCGACGGCCGGCGCCGCGACACCGGCCGCCCCCGACGCGCAGAGCGCCGCCCGGGCCGTACGCGATCTCTTCGCCGCCGACCAGGCCGACATGGGCTCCAACGCGGTCGCCTTCAACGGGTCCACCACGGCGAACGGCCACGGTCTGCTGCTCGGCAACCCGCACTATCCGTGGCAGGGCGGCCGCCGCTTCTGGCAGTCGCAGCAGACGATTCCGGGCAAGCTGAACGTCGCGGGCGGCTCGCTGCTCGGCTCGGCGACGATATCCATCGGGCACAACGCACACGTGGCCTGGAGTCATACCGTCGCGACGGGCGTCACGCTCAACCTCCATCAGCTGACGCTGGATCCGGCCGATCCGACGACGTATCTCGTCGACGGCAAGCCACAGCGGATGACACAGCGGACCGTCACCGTCGACGTGAAGGACGGCGTGCCGGTGACCCGCACGCAGTGGTGGACCCGGTACGGGCCGGTGATCACTTCGCTGGGCGCGCAGCTGCCCCTGCCCTGGTCCTCCACCACGGCGTACGCGCTCAATGATCCCAACTCGCTGAATCTGCGCGCCTCCGACACCGCGCTCGGCTTCAGCAGGGCCCGCAGCACGGCTGGCATCCTCGCCTCCTTGCAGCGCACCCAGGGTCTGCCCTGGGTGAACACGATCGCCGCCGACTCCGGCGGGCACTCGCTGTACACACAGTCGCAGGTACTTCCGCGCATCACCGACGAGTTGGCCGAGCGCTGCTCCACGCCGCTCGGCAAGGTCACGTATCCGTCGGCCGGGGTGGCGATCCTGGACGGTTCGCGCGGCGACTGCGCGCTGGGCAGCGACCCCGACGCCGTACAGCCGGGGATCTTCGGGCCCGCGAAGATGCCGGTCCTCAAGGACGCGCCGTACGCGGAGAACTCCAACGACAGTGCCTGGCTGGCCAATGCCGACCGGCCGCTGACCGGGTACGAGCGGGTCTTCGGCACGATCGGCACGCAGCGTTCGATGCGCACGCGCGGCGCGGTCGAGGACGTGGCGGCGATGGCCGCGAAGGGCGGTCTGACCGTCGGGGATCTTCAGCGGCAGCAGTTCGCGAACCGGGTGCCCGCGGGCGATCTCATCGCGGACGACGCGGCGGCCGCCTGCTCGGCACTGCCGGGCGGCACCGCAACGGGCAGTGACGGCACGGCTGTTGATGTGTCGGGTGCCTGCGGTGTGCTCAAGGCGTGGGACCACTCCATGAACACCGACAGCCGGGGCGCGCTGCTCTTCGACCGGTTCTGGCGGAAGCTGACGGCCGCGGTCCCTGCGGCGCAGCTGTGGAAGGTCCCGTTCTCGGCGGCGGACCCGGTCCGCACCCCGAACACCCTCAACACGGCCGCCCCGGGCTTCGCGGCGGCCCTCGCCGACACCGTGGCGGAACTGCGGACGGCCGGTATCGCGCTGGACGCGAAGCTCGGCGCGAACCAGTTCGTCGTCCGCGGCGGCGAGCGCATCCCGGTGCCCGGCGGCACCGAGTCGCTCGGCGTGTGGAACAAGGTCGAGTCGGTGTGGAACGCGGCGGCCGGTGGATACCCGGAGGTCACCACCGGTTCGAGCTACATCCAGGCGGTCGGCTGGAACGGCGGCGGCTGCCCGGTCGCCCGCACCCTGCTGACGTACTCCCAGTCCTCGAACCCGAACTCGCCGCACTACAGCGACCAGACGCGGCTGTTCTCCGGTGAGAAGTGGGTGACGTCCCGGTTCTGCGAGCGGGACATCCTGTCCTCGCCCGGCCTGAGGGTGATCCGGGTGCGCGAGCACCGCTGA
- a CDS encoding acyl-CoA synthetase, with protein MTREYGSTVDGVLRRTARRTPARVAVDYRERSWTYAELDEAVSRAARLLLDQGLAPGDRVGAYGHNSDAYLIGFLACARAGLVHVPVNQNLTGDDLAYIVGQSGSALVLTDPDLAGRLPDGVRTLPLRDADDSLLARLATTAPYDGPEPRSGDLVQLLYTSGTTALPKGAMMTHRALVHEYLSAITALDLSAGDRPVHSLPLYHSAQMHVFLLPYIAVGATNIILDAPDGDRLFDLVEAGSADSLFAPPTVWIGLANRPDFETRDLSGLRKAYYGASIMPVPVLERLRARLPKLAFYNCFGQSEIGPLATVLAPDEHKGRMDSCGRPVLFVDARVVDENGKDVPDGTPGEVVYRSPQLCEGYWDKPEETAEAFRDGWFHSGDLAVRDSEGYFTVVDRVKDVINSGGVLVASRQVEDALYTHEGVAEVAVIGLPDDRWIEAVTAVVVPRGDVTEAELLAHARENLAHFKAPKRVLFLEELPRNASGKILKRELRDRFRG; from the coding sequence ATGACGCGTGAATACGGCAGTACGGTTGACGGGGTGCTGCGACGCACCGCCCGGCGGACCCCGGCGCGCGTCGCGGTCGACTACCGCGAGCGCTCCTGGACGTACGCCGAACTCGACGAGGCCGTCTCCCGCGCGGCACGCCTGCTGCTCGACCAGGGCCTTGCCCCCGGCGACCGGGTCGGCGCCTACGGGCACAACTCGGACGCCTATCTGATCGGCTTCCTCGCCTGCGCCCGCGCGGGCCTCGTGCACGTACCGGTCAACCAGAACCTCACCGGCGACGACCTCGCCTACATCGTCGGCCAGTCCGGCAGCGCGCTCGTCCTCACCGATCCGGACCTCGCGGGCCGACTCCCCGACGGCGTCCGTACGTTGCCGCTGCGCGACGCCGACGACTCGCTGCTCGCGCGGCTGGCCACGACCGCCCCGTACGACGGCCCCGAGCCGCGCAGCGGAGACCTCGTGCAGCTCCTGTACACATCGGGCACCACCGCTCTTCCCAAGGGCGCGATGATGACGCACCGTGCTCTCGTCCACGAATACCTGAGCGCGATCACGGCTCTCGACCTGAGCGCGGGCGACCGGCCGGTGCACTCCCTGCCGCTCTACCACTCGGCGCAGATGCACGTGTTCCTGCTGCCCTACATCGCGGTCGGCGCCACGAACATCATCCTGGACGCGCCCGACGGCGACCGGCTCTTCGACCTCGTCGAGGCGGGCAGCGCGGACAGCCTCTTCGCCCCGCCCACCGTCTGGATCGGCCTGGCGAACCGCCCCGACTTCGAGACCCGCGACCTGAGCGGTCTGCGCAAGGCCTACTACGGGGCGTCGATCATGCCCGTGCCGGTCCTGGAGCGGCTGCGCGCCCGGCTCCCGAAGCTGGCCTTCTACAACTGCTTCGGCCAGAGCGAGATCGGCCCGCTGGCCACGGTTCTCGCGCCCGACGAGCACAAGGGCCGGATGGATTCCTGCGGGCGTCCCGTCCTGTTCGTGGACGCCCGAGTGGTCGACGAGAACGGCAAGGACGTCCCCGACGGCACACCGGGTGAAGTCGTCTACCGCTCACCGCAGTTGTGCGAGGGCTACTGGGACAAGCCCGAGGAGACCGCCGAGGCGTTCCGCGACGGCTGGTTCCACTCCGGCGACCTCGCCGTACGGGACAGCGAGGGGTATTTCACCGTCGTCGACCGGGTGAAGGACGTCATCAACTCTGGTGGCGTCCTGGTCGCTTCACGCCAGGTCGAGGACGCGCTGTACACCCATGAGGGGGTGGCGGAAGTGGCGGTCATCGGCCTTCCCGACGACCGCTGGATCGAGGCCGTCACCGCGGTCGTCGTCCCCCGCGGCGACGTCACCGAGGCCGAACTCCTCGCCCACGCCCGCGAGAACCTCGCCCACTTCAAGGCTCCCAAGCGCGTGCTGTTCCTGGAGGAGCTGCCGCGCAACGCGAGCGGGAAGATCCTCAAGCGGGAGCTGAGGGACCGGTTTCGAGGCTGA
- a CDS encoding alpha/beta fold hydrolase, whose translation MDTAPRTVEANGITLAYRAWGPEDAPPVVLLHGRGADSADWADIAGPLAAGPRRVYALDLRGHGRSDWPGTYAYELMCDDVHAFLGALGIARTDLVGHSLGGVIAYLLAQRAPEAVGRLVLEDAPAPFPLDPPRPRAERPDGELSFDWAMVQATDEQRNAPDPVWFDHMERITMPTLLVGGGPASLIPQDEIAALADRIPDARMVTIDAGHLVHETRPKEFLAVVEPFLAE comes from the coding sequence ATGGACACCGCACCGCGCACCGTCGAGGCGAACGGCATCACGCTGGCCTACCGGGCCTGGGGCCCCGAGGACGCCCCGCCGGTCGTGCTGCTGCACGGCCGCGGCGCCGACTCCGCGGACTGGGCGGACATCGCGGGGCCGCTCGCCGCCGGGCCACGCCGGGTGTACGCCCTCGACCTGCGCGGGCATGGGCGCAGCGACTGGCCAGGTACCTACGCGTACGAGCTGATGTGCGACGACGTGCACGCCTTCCTCGGCGCGCTCGGCATCGCGCGCACCGACCTGGTGGGGCACTCGCTGGGCGGAGTCATCGCCTACCTGCTGGCGCAGCGGGCCCCCGAAGCCGTAGGCCGTCTCGTACTGGAAGACGCACCGGCGCCCTTTCCGCTCGATCCGCCGCGCCCGCGCGCCGAACGCCCTGACGGGGAGCTGTCCTTCGACTGGGCGATGGTGCAGGCCACCGACGAGCAGCGCAACGCGCCGGATCCTGTGTGGTTCGATCACATGGAGCGAATCACCATGCCCACCCTGCTGGTGGGCGGCGGCCCGGCCAGCCTGATCCCGCAGGACGAGATCGCCGCGCTCGCGGACCGCATCCCCGACGCGCGGATGGTCACCATCGACGCGGGGCATCTGGTCCACGAGACACGGCCGAAGGAGTTCCTGGCAGTCGTGGAGCCGTTCCTCGCCGAGTGA
- a CDS encoding VWA-like domain-containing protein, whose amino-acid sequence MPTAEDAPGALDMDKLFAARLHAARARPYLATALFALHTVESRRVPTMAVDRHWRCYVSPVFVDRTPVEELAGVWVHEVSHLLRDHHGRGDRVARERGLTGPGERLRMNIAADCEINDDAFGDGLVRPEGAVEPGSLGLPAGELMEDYLRQFRLGPHTESAAWLDCGSGADGMERGWELGPDGAHGLSAQERDAVRFRVAQGITGRQEDTPKGWKRWAEEAFHPPQPWRELLGAAVRAATSGSGAGQDYSYGRPSRRSAGLPGVVLPSLRRRPSRVSVVIDTSGSVSDAELGSALLEVAAIARAVGGRRDLVTVLPCDAAARIVYPLCRGEGIPLMGGGGTDLRAGFARALRTGARPDVIVVLTDGQTRWPQARPACRTVVGLFPRQHAGRSWDEGDPDYVPDSPPDWARVVTIG is encoded by the coding sequence ATGCCGACGGCCGAGGACGCGCCCGGGGCACTGGACATGGACAAGCTCTTCGCCGCCCGTCTGCACGCGGCTCGGGCCCGGCCCTATCTGGCGACCGCGCTGTTCGCGCTGCATACCGTGGAGTCGCGACGGGTGCCGACGATGGCCGTCGACCGGCACTGGCGGTGCTATGTCTCACCGGTGTTCGTGGACCGCACGCCGGTGGAGGAACTGGCCGGGGTCTGGGTGCACGAGGTGTCGCACCTGCTGCGTGATCATCACGGGCGCGGTGACCGGGTCGCGCGGGAACGCGGGCTCACCGGCCCGGGGGAACGGCTGCGGATGAACATCGCCGCGGACTGCGAGATCAACGACGACGCGTTCGGCGACGGGCTGGTCCGGCCGGAAGGCGCGGTCGAGCCGGGGTCCTTGGGGCTGCCCGCGGGAGAGCTCATGGAGGACTATCTGCGCCAGTTCCGGCTCGGGCCGCACACGGAAAGTGCTGCCTGGCTGGACTGCGGCAGCGGCGCGGACGGAATGGAACGGGGGTGGGAGCTGGGGCCGGACGGGGCGCACGGCCTGAGTGCGCAGGAACGGGACGCGGTCCGCTTCCGGGTGGCGCAGGGCATCACCGGCCGTCAGGAAGACACCCCCAAGGGATGGAAGCGGTGGGCGGAGGAGGCGTTCCACCCGCCGCAGCCGTGGCGGGAGTTGCTCGGCGCGGCTGTCCGCGCGGCCACTTCGGGCTCCGGCGCCGGACAGGACTATTCCTACGGCCGCCCGTCGCGACGCTCGGCCGGCCTGCCCGGCGTGGTGCTGCCGAGCCTGAGGCGCAGGCCCTCTCGGGTCTCCGTGGTCATCGACACCTCGGGGTCGGTGAGTGACGCCGAACTGGGCAGCGCGCTCCTGGAGGTTGCCGCGATCGCCCGTGCCGTGGGCGGCCGTCGCGACCTGGTCACCGTGCTGCCGTGCGACGCGGCGGCCCGGATCGTGTACCCGTTGTGCCGGGGCGAGGGAATCCCGCTGATGGGCGGCGGGGGTACGGATCTGCGCGCCGGCTTCGCCAGGGCCCTGCGCACGGGCGCCCGGCCGGACGTCATCGTGGTCCTGACCGACGGGCAGACCCGCTGGCCGCAGGCACGCCCGGCGTGCCGGACGGTGGTGGGTCTGTTCCCCCGGCAGCATGCGGGCCGGTCGTGGGACGAGGGGGATCCCGACTACGTTCCGGACTCGCCGCCCGACTGGGCGCGGGTGGTGACGATCGGGTAG
- a CDS encoding AAA family ATPase, with amino-acid sequence MLTLLRDSTTEPRPDIQLEALTLAVAADLPVLLWGEPGIGKTAALTQLAAALDLPLTTVIASVHEPSDFSGLPVVGDDPAEQGVPMAPPDWAVRLVRAGRGLLFLDELSTAPPAVQAALLRLVLERRIGALQLPPGVRIVAAANPRSSAADGWELSPPLANRFVHLQWTHDHEVVVRGLGGTWPLATLPQLAAEKLPGAVDFARRAVCGLLAVRPGLVHRLPSNETRRGGPWPSPRSWEMTLFLIAFATAAGSSREVLSLLVRGTVGDGPGLELLASLDRMDLPDPETLLADPGSAVLPERGDLRQAVLDGVVDAVRKRPEKARWDAAWALLVRALETGAPDLVVVPATTLATLRREDWDVPATIEQLAGVVTLSRRADQVAARSAAVAAKAGR; translated from the coding sequence CTGCTGACCCTGCTGCGCGACTCCACCACCGAACCGCGCCCCGACATCCAACTGGAGGCCCTGACCCTGGCCGTGGCCGCCGACCTGCCTGTCCTCCTGTGGGGTGAGCCGGGGATCGGCAAGACCGCGGCCCTGACCCAGCTCGCCGCGGCGCTGGACCTGCCGCTGACCACGGTGATCGCCAGCGTGCACGAGCCGTCCGACTTCTCCGGCCTGCCCGTCGTCGGAGACGATCCGGCCGAACAAGGTGTCCCGATGGCCCCGCCGGACTGGGCCGTACGACTGGTGCGAGCCGGCCGAGGACTGCTGTTCCTGGACGAACTGTCCACGGCTCCACCGGCCGTTCAGGCCGCCCTGCTCCGCCTCGTGCTCGAACGACGCATCGGCGCGCTGCAACTGCCGCCCGGAGTGCGGATCGTCGCCGCCGCCAACCCGCGGTCCTCGGCGGCCGACGGCTGGGAGCTGAGCCCGCCGCTGGCCAACCGCTTCGTACACCTCCAGTGGACACACGACCACGAGGTCGTCGTACGCGGCCTCGGCGGGACCTGGCCCCTGGCGACGCTGCCGCAGCTCGCCGCGGAGAAGCTGCCGGGGGCCGTGGACTTCGCCCGCCGCGCGGTGTGCGGGCTGCTCGCCGTCCGCCCCGGACTCGTACACCGGCTGCCCAGCAACGAGACGCGCCGGGGCGGTCCGTGGCCGTCGCCTCGAAGCTGGGAGATGACGCTGTTCCTCATCGCCTTCGCCACCGCGGCCGGATCTTCCCGGGAGGTGCTTTCCCTGCTGGTCAGGGGCACGGTGGGGGACGGTCCGGGGCTGGAACTGCTGGCCAGTCTCGACCGCATGGACCTCCCGGACCCCGAGACACTCCTCGCCGATCCGGGGAGTGCTGTCCTGCCCGAGCGGGGGGATCTGCGCCAGGCCGTGCTCGACGGTGTGGTGGACGCCGTCCGCAAGCGCCCGGAGAAGGCCCGCTGGGACGCGGCGTGGGCGCTTCTGGTCCGGGCGCTGGAGACCGGCGCTCCGGACCTGGTGGTGGTCCCCGCGACCACGCTGGCCACGCTCCGCCGCGAGGACTGGGACGTTCCCGCGACGATCGAGCAACTCGCCGGAGTGGTGACCCTGTCCCGGCGAGCGGACCAGGTCGCGGCCCGGTCGGCGGCGGTCGCCGCGAAGGCGGGCCGATGA
- a CDS encoding alpha/beta hydrolase, with amino-acid sequence MKPRLVFVHGIGGPRDPAAELDAWLRALAEGARHAGHSHRVLDLVQGWAADARFAYYGDLFGPPQSQGGASETADEANAGTYADAVAELLRETIEERLADPTLQDEAALLRRARAQLAPEGVPQGPGSGARQLLTATNTLLALPGLRTFGRWASAGLMVGQLRQVDRYLRRGEPDEKGSALDVRVRRRVEQALDPAGATLVVAHSLGTVVTLETLHAYPGEVPLLVTLGSPIGLRTAVRARMLPQPVAVPRPVGRWLNFWDRDDLIVGAPRLERVVRPSVHSVLPVSRRVDSDGAWVHPAAKYLAQPAVAGPLVEAIETAAKP; translated from the coding sequence ATGAAGCCTCGGCTGGTGTTCGTCCACGGCATCGGCGGTCCGCGCGACCCGGCCGCAGAACTGGACGCCTGGTTGCGGGCGTTGGCCGAGGGCGCCCGTCACGCCGGCCACTCCCACCGCGTCCTCGACCTCGTGCAGGGCTGGGCCGCCGACGCGCGATTCGCCTACTACGGGGATCTGTTCGGCCCGCCTCAGTCGCAGGGCGGTGCATCGGAGACGGCGGACGAAGCGAACGCCGGTACCTACGCTGACGCGGTCGCCGAGCTGCTGCGGGAGACCATCGAGGAACGGCTGGCCGACCCCACCCTCCAGGACGAGGCCGCGCTGCTGCGCCGCGCACGCGCCCAACTCGCTCCGGAAGGCGTCCCCCAGGGCCCCGGCTCGGGCGCTCGGCAGCTGCTCACCGCCACCAACACTTTGCTGGCGCTGCCCGGCCTGCGGACCTTCGGCCGCTGGGCCAGTGCGGGGCTGATGGTGGGTCAACTGCGCCAGGTCGACCGCTATTTGCGCCGTGGCGAGCCCGACGAGAAGGGGTCGGCGCTGGACGTCCGTGTCCGCCGCCGGGTCGAGCAGGCCCTCGACCCCGCCGGTGCCACCCTCGTCGTCGCGCACTCGCTCGGCACCGTCGTGACGCTGGAGACGCTGCACGCGTATCCGGGGGAGGTCCCGCTGCTGGTGACGCTCGGCTCGCCGATCGGCCTGCGCACGGCGGTGCGCGCCCGGATGCTGCCACAGCCCGTGGCGGTGCCGCGCCCGGTCGGCCGGTGGCTCAACTTCTGGGACCGGGACGACCTCATCGTCGGAGCGCCACGGCTGGAGAGAGTCGTCCGGCCCAGCGTCCATTCCGTACTGCCCGTCAGCAGACGCGTGGACTCGGACGGCGCGTGGGTGCATCCGGCCGCCAAGTACCTGGCACAACCCGCCGTAGCAGGGCCCCTGGTCGAGGCGATAGAGACAGCCGCGAAGCCATGA